One window of the Enterobacter huaxiensis genome contains the following:
- the yihX gene encoding glucose-1-phosphatase encodes MLYIFDLGNVIVDIDFNRVLGAWSDFSRVPLATLKQNFKMGETFHQHERGEISDEEFAERFCHEMDLPLSYEQFSHGWQAVFVAIRPEVTDIMHKLREQGHRVVVLSNTNRLHTTFWPDEYPEIHAAADKIYLSQEMGMRKPEARIYQAVLQEEGFSAADAVFFDDNADNIEGANQLGITSILVTGKETIPNYFAKQLC; translated from the coding sequence ATGCTTTATATCTTTGACTTAGGAAATGTAATCGTCGACATCGATTTCAATCGGGTGCTGGGCGCATGGAGCGATTTTAGCCGTGTACCGCTGGCGACGTTAAAGCAGAATTTTAAGATGGGAGAAACCTTCCATCAGCACGAGCGCGGTGAAATCAGCGATGAAGAATTCGCTGAGCGCTTCTGCCATGAAATGGATCTGCCGTTAAGCTACGAACAGTTTTCCCACGGCTGGCAGGCGGTATTTGTGGCGATCCGCCCGGAAGTCACCGACATCATGCATAAACTGCGCGAGCAGGGGCATCGCGTGGTAGTACTGTCGAACACCAACCGCCTGCATACCACCTTCTGGCCGGATGAATACCCTGAAATTCACGCGGCGGCGGATAAAATCTATCTTTCCCAGGAGATGGGCATGCGCAAACCTGAAGCGCGTATTTATCAGGCGGTTCTGCAGGAAGAAGGATTCTCCGCCGCCGATGCGGTCTTTTTCGACGACAATGCCGATAATATAGAAGGAGCTAACCAGTTGGGTATCACGTCAATTCTGGTGACCGGAAAAGAGACGATACCGAACTATTTTGCGAAGCAGCTATGCTAA
- a CDS encoding DeoR/GlpR family DNA-binding transcription regulator, which produces MSPTELTGNPRHDRLLTLIADRGYMNIDELAQLLDVSTQTVRRDIRKLSEQGLITRHHGGAGRASSVVNTAFEQREVSLTDEKRAIAEAIADYIPDGSTIFITIGTTVEHVARALLNHNHLRIITNSLRVAHILYKNPRFEVMVPGGTLRPHNGGIIGPAATAFVSGFRADYLVTSVGAIEHDGAMMEFDVNEASVVKTMIAHARHILLAADRTKYQASAAVEIGNVAQATALFTDQLPGPALQNHLKSSKVEIVEVNSTDEQQAG; this is translated from the coding sequence ATGAGCCCTACCGAACTAACCGGCAACCCGCGTCACGATCGGCTGCTGACGCTGATAGCCGATCGCGGCTATATGAACATTGATGAACTGGCGCAGCTGCTGGACGTGTCGACGCAGACGGTGCGCCGGGATATCCGCAAGCTCAGCGAGCAGGGGCTTATCACGCGCCATCACGGCGGTGCGGGCAGGGCATCCAGCGTGGTTAATACCGCGTTCGAACAGCGCGAAGTCTCGCTTACCGATGAGAAGCGAGCCATCGCCGAAGCGATTGCCGACTACATTCCCGATGGCTCCACCATTTTTATCACCATCGGCACGACCGTGGAGCACGTTGCCCGGGCGCTGCTTAACCATAATCATCTGCGCATCATCACCAACAGCCTGCGGGTGGCGCACATTCTCTATAAGAACCCGCGCTTTGAGGTCATGGTGCCCGGCGGCACGCTGCGCCCGCACAACGGAGGCATTATCGGGCCTGCGGCAACGGCGTTCGTGTCGGGATTCCGCGCGGATTACCTGGTCACCAGCGTCGGAGCGATAGAGCACGACGGGGCGATGATGGAATTTGACGTCAATGAGGCCAGCGTGGTGAAAACCATGATCGCTCACGCCCGGCACATTTTACTGGCGGCCGATCGTACGAAATACCAGGCGTCTGCGGCGGTCGAAATCGGCAACGTGGCGCAGGCGACGGCGCTCTTCACAGACCAGCTGCCCGGCCCGGCGCTGCAAAATCACCTTAAATCCAGCAAGGTTGAAATTGTTGAAGTAAATTCAACCGACGAGCAGCAGGCAGGTTAA
- a CDS encoding sugar kinase: MARIVCVGITVLDRIWYLDDLPKEGGKYVAKDYTEVGGGPAATAAVAAAKLGAQVDFIGRVGDDDTGRRLLAELESLGVNTRFTRVFWGARSSQSAVLVDGRGERVIANYPSPDLPAAADWLREIDFSQWDIVLADVRWHDGAKEAFILARQQGVPTLLDADVTPQDIAELIALSDHAAFSAPGLQRLTQREKTEDALRKAQTLTNGHVYVTQGRDGCFWLENDTLCHQPGFEVNVVDTTGAGDVFHGALAVSLGQQSSAADAVRFASAVAALKCTKPGGRAGIPDCDQTRSFLSLFV, from the coding sequence ATGGCTCGCATCGTTTGTGTCGGCATTACCGTGCTGGATCGCATCTGGTATCTCGATGATTTACCGAAAGAAGGTGGGAAGTATGTCGCAAAAGACTATACGGAAGTGGGCGGCGGTCCGGCGGCAACTGCGGCGGTGGCGGCGGCAAAACTGGGCGCGCAAGTGGATTTTATTGGTCGGGTGGGTGACGACGATACCGGCAGACGGCTGCTCGCGGAGCTGGAATCCCTGGGGGTGAATACCCGCTTTACGCGCGTGTTTTGGGGAGCCCGTTCGTCACAGTCGGCGGTGCTGGTGGACGGCCGCGGGGAGCGTGTTATCGCGAACTACCCCAGCCCCGATCTCCCTGCCGCGGCAGACTGGCTGCGTGAAATCGACTTCTCTCAGTGGGATATTGTCCTGGCAGACGTGCGCTGGCACGACGGGGCAAAAGAGGCATTTATCCTTGCCCGCCAGCAGGGCGTGCCGACCTTGCTTGATGCGGACGTCACCCCTCAGGATATCGCGGAGCTGATTGCCTTAAGCGATCACGCCGCCTTTTCCGCGCCGGGGCTGCAGCGTTTAACGCAGCGGGAGAAAACCGAAGACGCGCTGAGAAAAGCACAAACGCTCACAAATGGACATGTTTACGTCACCCAGGGGCGAGACGGCTGCTTCTGGCTGGAAAATGACACGCTGTGCCATCAGCCCGGCTTTGAGGTAAACGTGGTGGATACTACCGGGGCAGGCGACGTTTTCCACGGCGCGCTGGCGGTCAGCCTGGGGCAGCAATCGTCCGCAGCAGACGCCGTGCGTTTTGCCAGCGCCGTCGCAGCCCTGAAATGCACAAAGCCCGGCGGGCGCGCGGGTATACCCGACTGTGATCAAACCCGCTCTTTTTTGTCACTTTTTGTATAA
- the yihU gene encoding sulfolactaldehyde 3-reductase, whose product MSAIAFIGLGQMGAPMAKNLLKQGHQLSVFDVNPQAVQALVEHGARAAGTPAQAVTEAEFVITMLPNGDLVRSVLFGEHGVCEELSRDALAIDMSTIHPLQTDALIREMAERGFSLMDVPVGRTSDHAVAGTLLLLAGGTAQQVERATPVLMAMGNELINAGGPGMGIRVKLINNYMSIALNALSAEAAVLCEALGLSFDVALRVMSGTPAGKGHFTTSWPNKVLKGDLSPAFMIDLAHKDLGIALDVANQLHVPMPLGAASREVYNQARAAGRGREDWTAILEQVRASAGLKKTH is encoded by the coding sequence ATGTCAGCAATCGCATTTATCGGTTTAGGGCAGATGGGCGCGCCAATGGCGAAGAATCTGTTGAAGCAAGGCCACCAGCTTAGCGTCTTTGATGTGAACCCGCAGGCGGTTCAGGCGCTGGTTGAACACGGCGCGCGGGCGGCGGGAACGCCAGCGCAGGCCGTAACGGAGGCCGAATTCGTCATTACCATGCTGCCAAACGGCGACCTGGTGCGCAGCGTGCTGTTCGGCGAGCACGGCGTATGCGAGGAGTTATCCCGCGACGCGCTGGCGATCGATATGTCCACCATTCATCCGCTGCAAACCGACGCGCTGATCCGCGAGATGGCTGAGCGCGGCTTCAGCCTGATGGACGTGCCCGTCGGACGCACCTCTGACCATGCCGTCGCCGGCACGCTGCTCCTTCTGGCAGGCGGCACGGCGCAGCAGGTTGAGCGCGCCACTCCCGTGTTAATGGCGATGGGCAACGAGCTGATTAACGCCGGCGGGCCGGGCATGGGCATTCGCGTGAAGCTTATCAATAACTACATGAGCATCGCCCTGAACGCCCTGTCGGCAGAGGCGGCCGTGCTGTGCGAAGCGCTCGGCCTCTCCTTTGACGTGGCGCTCAGGGTGATGAGCGGCACGCCTGCGGGTAAAGGCCACTTCACGACATCCTGGCCGAACAAGGTGCTGAAAGGGGATCTTTCGCCCGCCTTCATGATCGACCTTGCGCATAAAGATCTCGGGATCGCCCTGGACGTGGCCAACCAGCTCCACGTTCCGATGCCGCTGGGCGCGGCCTCCCGCGAAGTTTACAACCAGGCACGCGCCGCCGGGCGCGGGCGCGAAGACTGGACGGCCATTCTTGAACAGGTTCGCGCATCTGCCGGGCTGAAAAAAACACACTGA
- the yihT gene encoding sulfofructosephosphate aldolase, giving the protein MTMYTLKDITRPSGGFAMLAVDQREAMRLMFAAAGAPVPVTDQHLTDFKVNAAKILSPYASAILVDQQFCYRQIVEQQAVAKSCAMIVAADEFIPGNGIPVDSVAIDKNIDAKAVKRDGGKALKLLVLWRSDEDPQQRLEMVKAFNTLCHDNGLLSIIEPVVRPPRRGAAFDREQAIIDAAKELGDSGADLYKVEMPLFGKGTQQALLAASQKLNESIAMPWVILSSGVDDKLFPRAVSVAMQAGASGFLAGRAVWSSVIGLPDTDLMLRDISVPKLQRLGEIVDEMMARR; this is encoded by the coding sequence ATGACGATGTACACCCTGAAAGATATCACCCGACCTTCCGGCGGTTTTGCGATGCTGGCCGTGGACCAGCGCGAAGCGATGCGCCTGATGTTTGCTGCGGCAGGCGCGCCGGTGCCGGTAACCGACCAGCACCTGACGGATTTTAAGGTCAACGCGGCGAAAATTCTCTCGCCGTACGCCTCTGCGATCCTCGTGGATCAGCAGTTTTGCTATCGCCAGATTGTAGAGCAGCAGGCCGTTGCCAAAAGCTGCGCGATGATTGTAGCGGCCGACGAGTTTATTCCGGGTAACGGGATCCCGGTCGACAGCGTGGCGATTGACAAGAACATCGACGCGAAGGCGGTCAAACGCGATGGCGGCAAGGCGCTGAAGCTGCTGGTGCTGTGGCGCAGCGATGAAGATCCGCAGCAGCGTCTTGAGATGGTGAAGGCGTTCAACACGCTGTGCCACGACAACGGGCTGCTGAGCATTATCGAGCCGGTTGTACGTCCGCCGCGCCGCGGCGCCGCGTTTGACCGCGAACAGGCAATTATTGATGCAGCCAAAGAGCTGGGCGACAGCGGCGCCGACCTCTACAAGGTTGAGATGCCGCTGTTTGGCAAAGGCACCCAGCAGGCGCTGCTGGCGGCCTCGCAGAAGCTGAACGAGAGCATCGCCATGCCGTGGGTGATCCTCTCCTCCGGCGTGGACGATAAGCTATTCCCGCGCGCCGTCAGCGTCGCCATGCAGGCGGGGGCATCGGGCTTCTTAGCCGGTCGCGCCGTCTGGTCATCAGTGATCGGCCTGCCGGACACCGATCTGATGCTCCGCGATATTTCCGTACCAAAACTGCAGCGTCTGGGTGAGATCGTCGACGAAATGATGGCTCGCCGCTGA